The region AAGCAGAAAAACCTTCATAGTAGTATTCAATCGCCTCCTGACCTATCAAAGCATCTACATTGTGCTTACCAAAGCTTTTAAGATAGTTCAGCGTATTAGACCAGGTTAACTGATAGTTAAAGCTGTTATCGGTGCTTAGCGAGTTAACGTTATTTTGGGAGAGGATTTCATCATATTTAGGCGAGAATCCTCTGTAATTATAATTCTGAAAATCAATTCCTAAATTGGTCTTGAATGACAAATCCCCAAACTCTACTCCTGCAAACACGTTGCCTATGGCAGAGAGTCTTTTTCTAACATTATCTTTTGCCCGGTAGAGACTACCCAATGGGTTGCTGATATCATTTAAAGGATTACCCCCATAATTGCCATTGATGTCTTTTACAGGAACAATAGAAGGAAACTGGAAGGCATTGTACACGATGCTACCCAATGAACTGTTTGTACCCACACTGACATTACGGGTTAAGGAAGCTGAAAAATTTTCTCCTATCGTAACAATATCTTTGATTTTATAGCTGGAGTTAAAGCGGGCCGAGAATCTCTCAAATCCGGTGTGCTTAATAGTGCCTTCCTCATTAAAATAGCCAAGCGAAAGCGCATGATGGGTCTTATCATCTCCTTTTGATGCGGAAAGATTATAGGAATGCACTACCGCAGGCCTAAAAATTTCCTGTACCCAGTCTACATCAGCACTAGGTATCGTTTGCGCATCATCCAGCCATGCAGGTATGACTGCATTACCCGGGTTGTTTCCGTAAATATCGCTGCTAGGAGTACTTCCATCGTTCTTGGCTGCTTGCCAAAGCATATCTCCGTATTGCTGTGCTCCCAGCATGCGAGGTAGATTGAAAGCTTTCTGTACTCCTGTATATGCATCCAGGTTGATAACTGTACGGTCTGAGCTACCTTTTTTGGTAGTGATTACCACCACTCCGTTTGCTGCCCTTGACCCATAAATAGAGGCGGAAGCAGCATCCTTTAATACTTGTATAGTCTCTATATCTGTTGGATTGATGGCGTTCAACCCATTGGAAACAGGTACGCCATCTATAATGTAGAGAGGGTCATTATTGTTGATAGTTCCATATCCACGTACACGGATACTTACTCCTCCACCGGGGCTGTTATCACTCATTACCTGTACACCGGGTAGCCGACCATCCAGCATTTCCTCGACACTGGAAGTAGGAATGGAATTTATATCAGCAGGATCAATTTTAGAAACCGCTCCAGTAATCTCTCTTCTGTTCTGCGTCCCGTACCCGACTACAACCAATTCATCTAAGCTGGAAGCGTCCGGGACTAAAGAAATATTCAGCCTGGTTTGGTTTCCTACAGAAACCTCTTGCCGTTGATACCCAATGAAGGTAACAGCAAGCACGTCGGAACCAGCCGGCACAGAAAGCTCGAAATTTCCGTTCGTATCAGAAACTGTACCGACAGAAGTGCCCACTACCGCAATAGAAGCTCCCGGCAATGCTTCACCATTTTCGTCAGTTATTTTTCCTAATACAACTTTAGCCTGCTGCTGCACTACTTCTGATACTGTTATCTCAAAGAGATTTCCAGCATGAGCAGGCATGGCACCTAACATTGATACGGCACAAATACCATGAAGTATAGGCCTAAAAACATGTAATCTTACACTCATACTTAGATTGATTAACGTTTAGTGAATAACTTATTATTCTGTAAAGCACCAGCAACCTGCGCTGCAGTGTATGAAGGTAGTCTTAAAGCTAAAGCCTTTATCGTATTCGTTTGGTATCTTCTCTGATCAATGGAGACACCCGCTGGTTCATGCGAAAACCATTTGAAAGTATATGCTGAAATAATGCTCTTATCCCGTTACTTTAACTTGTGGCAAAGGTATTGTATCGATTTGATGAGGGAGATACGAAACTTATTAACAAATAGTTATCTAAGAATATATTATATTAAATAATCATTATTTTTCCGTAGCCACTACTTACTCAGTGTTTCTTCTAACTACATTGTATTTGTCATAAAAACGCCACAGATACAACAGACTTGATTACTTCTCTTTTTTGTTATTTAAGACGTAAGAAGATAAATATTGGGATCGAAGGCAGAATCCTTTGTAAGTCTATCATTAGAAGTAAAATGATAGCTCCATGTAAACTTTATCTTCCTAGCTCGAGGCTTTCCCTCACCTGTCGCATTCTGCTGCCCTATTTTACAGGCCAAGGCTTTACTGCCACTTGAACTGGCCCCACACCTATCCATGCGCCCGATTTGATGCCATTTAATGGCTACCACTTACCCTCTTTACAAGGGTGCTCTCCTATTTGCCAGAATAAAACTTTGATAGGTCATATCCTATTCAGGCTACTTATGCCATGCTAAAGTATTTTTACTTCTCTTTTAAAGCCTTCAAATATGTGGTGACAGAATAGGTGGCAAAATTTTGTATAACACCTGTTATCACCGATGATGATATATCACCAATACGCTATATACGCTGCAAACGTACGTCTTCAAACCCTTGAAGTAGTTAAGAACTCACTGAAGCCCGGCTCAAGGTATAACACAAACAAAAAAGTCTTGTAAGCTAATAACTTGCAGAGTTTTTTGATATTAGGGGGCTGATGAGGGGACGGACTACTGCTGGCCCTGAAACATCTTGCGGTGGTAGCAATTCACCTGAGTCAATGATGGCCACCAGGCCTTTTCCCCTAGTATCACGGCGCGAAATAAAAGTGCAGACGGGACTGAGCGAATAGTTCGGGAGCAAGTGCTTCTTTTACTTATTCCTCCTTTGCTGTAAGCCGCTCCCGGAGCCGCTGCATACCCTCCCCTACCTTCACATACAATATTTTAGCATTATGCTGCTTACTTCTCAGGTTTGTATGCCCCTGCGTCTTCAACACGCTCTCCATAGGCACCCCGTTAAGAAGCATAGCAGGCAGTATGGAGGTCATCTGCTTGGATCCCGCGCAGGCGGCTTGTTGCCAGCTCTGCCCGCCTACCGGCTACAGTGACACGCAGGCAGATCTGTACGGGCCTGTCTGGAGTTTTTCGGTTTCTTCACGTTGAAGAGGAGACTGAAAACGGTGCTTCTAACGGTGACATAAAAGGTTTAATAAAAGTAGCCTTGCAGTAAACCGCACTCAAGGCATACTTCTTCTGTATACCTTGCATATCAACGAGTCACATATATATCCAATGAGTCAATGGGGACTTTTGGGATACTCACCTGGCTACTTACCTAAAGTATTGGAAAAGGTGAAGAATTTAGGAGCCCCTCGAAAACAAAAAAGCCTGCAAACGAAGAGCTTGCAGGCTTTTTTCTGATTATGGCATTCCTACCAGCAGAGATGCAGGGATACGAACCCTAGTCCAGACAATCTCGACGAGCCTACCTAAACTTTAAAGGTTAAAATTAGTATGGTACTAATTGTGTAAAATCTATGCAAAGGTATTGGAACATCTCGTCCCATTTACGATTAATAAGGCTTTTCCTTCTGCGAGCAAGCTATTTCACAGTTGTACTTCCTATTTTCAAATGTAGAGTAACCAATTTTAGGCACAAACTACTCGCTCAATAATGGTAATGTAGCTAGTAAATCTTCTGGTGACCTTTGTCAATGGCATTAATGAGGAGTTTAGCTGCCATTCCAATTTTAGGATAAAGCTAATTGATACTTAGAATTGTGTCCCACTTTTCCTTTAGAACAGCAATATAAAACCTGTGTGCAAAATGTGTGCACATAAAAAAAAGCACCTATAAGTTTTACCTTATAAGTGCTTAATTTTCAGGTGATCCCGTTTGGATTCGAACCAAAGACCTACTGCTTAGAAGGCAGTTGCTCTATCCAGCTGAGCTACGAGACCAGCGTTTGTCAGGAGAGCGGTTGCTCTACCCTTTAAACAAAAAATTTCGGAATCTCTTCCGAAATTTTTTAGTCGGGGTGGCAGGATTCGAACCTACGACCTCCACATCCCAAATGTGGCGCGATACCGGGCTACGCTACACCCCGAACTATTTTTCGCTTTCGGACTATCCGGTGTTAAACCGTTTCATCTAATTGCGATGCAAAGGTAAGTGAAGATTTCAGATTTGCAAAAGCTTTTTTTAACTTTTTTCGTCGTCATCTTACAGCGGAGAAGGGGGGATTCGAACCCCCGGTACCGTTACCAGTACGGCAGTTTAGCAAACTGCTGGTTTAAGCCACTCACCCACCTCTCCGTGGAAATCCCTTACTGCTTAAGAGACTGCAAACATACTACATCGATCTGTACAACGCAATACCCTGCCGTAAAATTCCTTCCAAACATTTCACGCCACCCGCCCCACTGAAAGCTAACTCCTTGATACAGCAAAGCTTCTTATAGGTAAGAAACCCAAAAAAAATGTTCAACCCAGATTTATACTTGCGATAAAGCCCACCACGTTGGGAAAAGGAGCCATTCTATACTTGTTCATGCCTTGGTTTACCCTATGCCGGCACCTGCTACAGTCTGGTTGCGGTTTAGTATATTTGTGGCTGGCATGCGTGGTGCAGCGCCGCTTGCCTATTTATGTAACATGACCTGGTACCAAACCCTCA is a window of Pontibacter kalidii DNA encoding:
- a CDS encoding SusC/RagA family TonB-linked outer membrane protein, which produces MSVRLHVFRPILHGICAVSMLGAMPAHAGNLFEITVSEVVQQQAKVVLGKITDENGEALPGASIAVVGTSVGTVSDTNGNFELSVPAGSDVLAVTFIGYQRQEVSVGNQTRLNISLVPDASSLDELVVVGYGTQNRREITGAVSKIDPADINSIPTSSVEEMLDGRLPGVQVMSDNSPGGGVSIRVRGYGTINNNDPLYIIDGVPVSNGLNAINPTDIETIQVLKDAASASIYGSRAANGVVVITTKKGSSDRTVINLDAYTGVQKAFNLPRMLGAQQYGDMLWQAAKNDGSTPSSDIYGNNPGNAVIPAWLDDAQTIPSADVDWVQEIFRPAVVHSYNLSASKGDDKTHHALSLGYFNEEGTIKHTGFERFSARFNSSYKIKDIVTIGENFSASLTRNVSVGTNSSLGSIVYNAFQFPSIVPVKDINGNYGGNPLNDISNPLGSLYRAKDNVRKRLSAIGNVFAGVEFGDLSFKTNLGIDFQNYNYRGFSPKYDEILSQNNVNSLSTDNSFNYQLTWSNTLNYLKSFGKHNVDALIGQEAIEYYYEGFSASRQNFLYEDPNFRYLTYGADNQLNTGTANEWSLLSYFGRINYNFDQKYLLGVTLRRDGTSRLSQNKWGTFPAVSAGWRVSDEHFFGKDGIVSSLMLRASWGQTGNQQVPSYSTVDSYYNNARYSDYAIDGSQGSVYKGLIQTRVPNSDLAWEVTQQANAGFDLGLFNEKLALTADFYHKVTNDVLVYSPIPPTYGGTNDGTWINGGQMKNIGLDVAANYLGSAGGLTYTVGLNASTYRNELTELNGISYLGIPASSLHSINFGQEITRSTVGQPIGAFYGYEADGIFKSEEEITSHGIQPNARPGDLRFRDVNGDGKLNGDDRTYIGSPHPDLILGLNVSLNYKGFDLSMLFNGSIGNDIYNLTKYKTEFFNQASYNKSTAVLDAWTPENPDAIVPRVSLDDPNNNIRPSSYYLENGSYFKLYNMQLGYNVPKDKVGGINLRVYLQATNLFTITNYSGMTPEIGLQNYSSSNRNLDIGVDRGIYPPSRTFTLGVNFTL